The Methanooceanicella nereidis genome window below encodes:
- a CDS encoding tetratricopeptide repeat protein: protein MRILEDARGYYNGIVSSTTLLNFREAFVITVLGGLLAVSVYEMYTFRTSLDPAEANALLNTLLICDILIFCLSFIAIILSWRISSAKGIGVQASIFGSLKFILFVIVMLSPIIFIGCQLSFKPGFFSEGMEVDIAIALSAIGVISLMPLTILIIKGMSSLQNIKAFIRDMKSEYLGSGEECSLEDLSMLKQVYRGTIETRLLSQLARLSTSGDSITLELALDDLKDTCIDAKSDDPRSIALASGMAGLLAEAGINAAKDGNITVVRMVIDRLSEITKRSGKPGVSSLALRGMGAIYLSCESNMGEQVPRVQIKLASTYASLYDSTGKRECLELAMKMSEKAVAAYGESQHSDELIDALFVSGRIYRMAAELESDESSASISIARLTEALSLKNGIASPLDQAFIKNELGKAFIAMAKIRNPIKSYKSAVSAFSEASDLVTPGISKWDHSLILANSGYAYTMLADEYFKIRKFDEAISSARSAISSYSLPVQFFTLNRSAEDHASIMSNLGLAHTVISEIYSKSRMFEEALKHAHQALDSYTDSMSAYSKISTSNDLASIKTSIGLTYMTIADICFREKRYQEAISACDNAIAAYNEAVRIYDESGREKPASTVRKYLKDANDLFGTMMRIGSGGKSGNIIE, encoded by the coding sequence ATGCGAATATTAGAGGATGCCAGAGGATACTATAACGGGATCGTTTCATCGACCACTCTTCTAAATTTCCGCGAAGCATTTGTCATAACAGTTTTGGGCGGCTTGCTCGCCGTATCCGTCTATGAGATGTATACGTTCAGGACCTCCCTGGACCCGGCTGAAGCTAACGCTCTTTTAAATACTCTACTGATATGCGATATCCTCATTTTCTGTTTATCTTTTATCGCAATAATACTATCATGGCGAATATCATCCGCTAAAGGGATAGGTGTCCAGGCCAGTATATTCGGCTCCTTGAAATTCATTTTATTCGTCATAGTGATGCTTTCTCCGATCATATTTATAGGATGCCAGCTTTCATTTAAACCTGGATTTTTTAGCGAAGGTATGGAAGTTGACATCGCTATTGCTTTATCTGCCATCGGGGTAATTTCGCTTATGCCTTTGACCATCCTCATCATAAAGGGCATGAGCTCGCTGCAGAACATCAAAGCATTTATCCGCGATATGAAAAGCGAGTATCTGGGTTCCGGAGAAGAATGCTCTCTTGAAGACCTTTCTATGTTAAAGCAAGTTTACAGGGGGACGATAGAGACCCGTCTCCTTTCGCAGCTTGCTCGCCTTTCCACTTCCGGGGATAGTATAACGCTTGAACTCGCTCTTGATGATCTAAAGGATACTTGCATTGACGCTAAGTCGGACGACCCACGGTCTATCGCTCTTGCATCGGGCATGGCCGGCTTACTTGCGGAAGCAGGCATAAACGCGGCAAAAGACGGTAACATTACAGTCGTCAGGATGGTCATAGACCGGTTATCAGAAATAACAAAACGATCCGGTAAGCCCGGAGTATCGTCGCTTGCGCTCCGGGGTATGGGTGCGATATACTTATCGTGCGAATCGAATATGGGCGAACAGGTCCCCAGGGTACAGATAAAGCTTGCCAGCACATACGCATCATTATATGACTCTACGGGAAAGCGCGAATGCCTTGAGCTTGCTATGAAAATGTCCGAGAAAGCTGTGGCGGCTTACGGGGAAAGCCAGCATTCTGACGAACTTATAGACGCGCTATTTGTTTCCGGCAGGATATACCGCATGGCTGCGGAACTTGAAAGCGATGAGTCCAGTGCCAGTATATCCATCGCCCGCCTTACCGAGGCGTTATCTTTGAAAAACGGTATCGCAAGCCCGTTAGACCAGGCTTTTATAAAGAATGAGCTCGGCAAAGCCTTTATTGCAATGGCCAAGATCCGAAACCCGATCAAAAGCTATAAAAGCGCCGTGTCGGCTTTTTCGGAAGCATCTGACCTGGTCACTCCCGGAATATCGAAATGGGACCATTCCCTGATACTGGCAAACTCGGGCTATGCTTATACTATGCTGGCCGATGAATACTTTAAGATACGGAAATTCGATGAGGCGATAAGCTCGGCCCGAAGCGCAATATCCTCCTATTCCCTTCCTGTACAGTTTTTTACTTTGAACCGGTCAGCAGAGGATCACGCAAGTATTATGTCCAATCTCGGCCTTGCACACACCGTCATAAGCGAGATATACTCGAAATCAAGGATGTTCGAAGAGGCGCTAAAACATGCGCATCAAGCCCTGGACTCCTATACTGACTCGATGTCCGCTTATTCAAAAATAAGCACTTCAAATGACCTCGCATCAATTAAGACCAGCATAGGCCTTACTTATATGACCATCGCCGATATATGTTTCAGAGAAAAGAGGTACCAGGAGGCGATCTCTGCATGCGATAATGCCATAGCCGCGTATAACGAGGCTGTGCGCATATATGATGAATCTGGAAGAGAAAAGCCTGCCAGCACGGTCAGGAAGTACCTTAAAGACGCTAATGACCTCTTCGGGACAATGATGAGGATAGGCAGCGGAGGCAAGAGCGGGAATATCATCGAGTGA
- a CDS encoding secondary thiamine-phosphate synthase enzyme YjbQ, giving the protein MAVITQKFSLETQGKSQMIDITSHVQGIVSSANVSNGIVTVFVPGSTASVTTIEYEPGLIKDFPRALEKIAPSNASYDHDMTWGDGNGHSHVRASLMGPGIVVPFQDKRLMLGTWQQIVLLDFDVRPRNRQLVVQVMGE; this is encoded by the coding sequence ATGGCCGTCATCACGCAAAAATTCTCCCTTGAGACGCAGGGAAAAAGCCAGATGATAGACATTACATCCCACGTCCAGGGCATCGTCTCTTCCGCAAATGTATCCAATGGCATAGTCACCGTATTCGTTCCGGGAAGCACGGCTTCGGTAACTACGATAGAATATGAGCCCGGGCTAATTAAAGACTTCCCGCGCGCGCTCGAAAAGATCGCGCCGTCGAACGCAAGCTATGACCATGACATGACATGGGGTGACGGGAACGGACATTCACATGTACGCGCCTCGCTGATGGGGCCGGGCATCGTTGTGCCGTTCCAGGATAAGCGCCTGATGCTGGGAACGTGGCAGCAGATCGTTCTGCTGGATTTTGACGTCAGGCCCAGGAACAGGCAGCTAGTAGTACAGGTCATGGGAGAATGA
- a CDS encoding phosphoadenosine phosphosulfate reductase domain-containing protein has translation MSGRRPFENALDHIFWCDGCNVPLISENCDTCKGTGRKVLLSPPGDVRFCSPYERELIRDLFTGTYGCDPVKGRLILLNKIPGDDKTDEVIIDGHTIAVVSYDLKDSCYKLDLRLEGAKILMPLTNAKTVVLDVPRGKHLNGKGVSGRSVVSASPDIKKDDIILLRVSDTFNGYGVARTDSDGLKDPSENTIKIRKISSNNVILNDKASDIQDAVNANRSRIRAMEKDAVNILKGITCQGKNRELPVTVSFSGGKDSLVVLNLTRKAVKNYETFFIDTGLEFPETVKFVEDFAASNGINIQIEKAGNAFQENFPAFGPPAKDFRWCCKVCKLGPITRILSERKKGCITIDGKRRYESFQRGNIGTIERNPFVPGQMGIFPIKDWRAIEVWLYIHLEKLPYNELYDMGFERIGCWLCPAALQAEYVRMKEIHPDKFEEWQDKLYEWAGRSGLSREYVDLGFWRWKSHPNKMLNIAKEKGISLKAEATGDSMSLKIIRGISPCVSGGFSIEGVLRLPERAPVEHVLEMLKTIGSPVYSEDLDVTLVKAARGTSKLFAAGQVYASSDDKMYAQRLFEDTVKQVLRAAMCTRCGICVKACPRRAVKLDKHVKVDSNRCDQCGRCTDACVVARYYNKLTSEIKNTPNKQFIYGKKSK, from the coding sequence ATGAGCGGGAGGAGACCTTTCGAGAACGCCCTCGACCATATTTTCTGGTGCGACGGGTGTAATGTGCCATTAATATCAGAAAACTGTGATACGTGCAAAGGTACTGGCAGGAAGGTACTTTTGTCCCCTCCCGGGGATGTACGCTTCTGTTCCCCTTACGAAAGAGAACTTATCAGGGATCTTTTTACAGGCACATATGGGTGCGATCCTGTAAAGGGCCGATTAATACTTTTAAATAAGATCCCCGGGGACGATAAGACTGACGAAGTGATAATTGACGGCCATACCATTGCTGTCGTTTCATATGACCTGAAGGACTCATGTTATAAGCTTGACCTCAGGCTTGAGGGAGCAAAGATCCTGATGCCATTGACGAACGCAAAGACTGTGGTCTTAGACGTTCCGAGAGGAAAGCACCTGAATGGCAAAGGCGTTAGCGGAAGGTCTGTCGTGTCGGCCTCGCCCGATATTAAAAAGGATGATATTATACTGCTCCGTGTCAGCGACACATTTAACGGCTACGGCGTGGCAAGGACAGACAGCGATGGCCTGAAGGACCCTTCCGAAAACACTATAAAGATCAGGAAGATCAGCAGCAACAATGTCATATTGAACGATAAGGCTAGTGATATACAGGATGCGGTCAACGCTAACCGGTCAAGGATAAGGGCGATGGAAAAGGACGCTGTCAATATCCTGAAGGGAATAACCTGCCAGGGAAAGAACCGCGAGCTTCCCGTCACCGTATCGTTCAGCGGAGGTAAAGATAGCCTGGTCGTCTTGAACCTTACCCGAAAAGCCGTTAAGAACTACGAGACATTTTTCATAGACACAGGCCTGGAATTTCCGGAAACCGTAAAATTCGTCGAGGATTTTGCAGCCTCAAACGGAATAAACATCCAGATAGAAAAGGCCGGCAATGCTTTCCAGGAAAATTTCCCGGCATTCGGTCCTCCTGCAAAGGACTTCAGATGGTGCTGTAAGGTCTGTAAGCTCGGCCCGATAACCAGGATATTGTCCGAACGTAAAAAGGGCTGTATAACCATCGACGGTAAACGCCGCTACGAATCCTTCCAGCGCGGCAACATAGGCACAATAGAGCGAAATCCATTCGTGCCGGGCCAGATGGGCATCTTCCCGATAAAGGACTGGAGGGCTATCGAGGTATGGCTGTACATACATCTTGAAAAGCTGCCATATAACGAACTTTACGATATGGGCTTTGAAAGGATAGGCTGCTGGCTATGTCCTGCGGCGCTTCAGGCAGAATATGTGAGAATGAAAGAGATACACCCGGATAAATTCGAGGAATGGCAGGATAAGCTTTACGAATGGGCGGGTAGGTCGGGGCTTTCCAGAGAATATGTGGACCTGGGGTTCTGGAGATGGAAATCCCATCCGAATAAGATGCTGAACATCGCAAAGGAAAAGGGCATAAGCTTAAAGGCTGAGGCTACCGGGGACAGCATGTCATTGAAGATCATACGGGGCATAAGTCCGTGCGTCAGCGGAGGCTTTAGCATCGAAGGCGTGCTCCGCCTGCCAGAACGCGCCCCTGTCGAGCATGTTTTAGAGATGCTAAAAACCATCGGCTCGCCCGTATACTCTGAAGACCTGGACGTGACTCTGGTCAAGGCAGCCCGGGGCACAAGCAAATTATTCGCAGCCGGCCAGGTTTATGCATCCTCGGACGATAAGATGTATGCCCAGAGGCTTTTTGAGGACACTGTCAAACAGGTATTGCGCGCAGCCATGTGCACAAGGTGCGGTATCTGTGTAAAAGCATGCCCCAGAAGGGCCGTCAAGCTGGATAAACACGTTAAGGTAGACTCAAACCGCTGTGACCAGTGCGGCCGCTGCACAGATGCATGCGTTGTCGCAAGGTACTATAATAAATTAACTTCCGAAATTAAAAATACTCCAAATAAACAGTTTATTTATGGTAAAAAGTCAAAATAA
- a CDS encoding pyruvoyl-dependent arginine decarboxylase, giving the protein MRQALVPKKVFFTCGSGTHKEMLESFEMALRDAGIEKFNLVTVSSILPPKCEILEREEGLKELTPGEIVFTVMSRNCSNEPSRRISASIGCAIPKDQQKNFGYLSEHHSYGETEKYAGMYAEKLAENMLFTWTKEKPEKTMNISKTAEVDDEGNWTTVISAAVFIL; this is encoded by the coding sequence ATGAGACAGGCATTAGTACCAAAGAAAGTGTTTTTCACTTGCGGATCCGGGACTCATAAGGAAATGCTCGAATCGTTCGAAATGGCGTTGAGAGACGCAGGGATCGAAAAATTTAACCTGGTGACCGTAAGTTCGATACTTCCTCCAAAATGTGAAATACTGGAGCGGGAGGAAGGATTAAAGGAGCTTACGCCTGGTGAGATCGTATTTACAGTAATGTCACGAAATTGCTCAAACGAGCCAAGCAGACGGATATCCGCTTCTATCGGCTGTGCCATCCCAAAGGACCAGCAAAAGAACTTTGGTTATCTGTCGGAGCATCATTCTTATGGCGAAACTGAAAAATATGCCGGAATGTATGCTGAAAAACTTGCGGAAAACATGCTTTTCACATGGACCAAGGAAAAACCAGAGAAAACTATGAATATATCAAAGACAGCAGAAGTTGATGATGAAGGTAACTGGACGACAGTTATTTCTGCTGCAGTGTTTATACTATAA
- a CDS encoding phosphatase PAP2 family protein, translated as MQGLSSYDQYLFTAITDIATTDSRSFFLILTQLGNPYVWLFITAVYLIFGDKKKIAAILAISLIFSIVVVDDIKEAIERPRPEGSYNSLFLFSSGYSFPSGHSQASFLIAVIIGSFLETRYRLIGYGLASIVGISRIHLGVHYPSDVIAGALLGIVMGLMVNHLIYSLGIHGKETRMRKALFKNGSRDGDEPIAGSDDRYIYHKFGLTYLLLGTGIIMSMIMSMIDEYGMIITILTMLFIVIIIAAKDMMTDKKTTILAFISLISMGLVASISTLILEQYISSLMIVAIIYLAALTLSKDRKIQMALDKNI; from the coding sequence ATGCAGGGGCTAAGCTCTTATGACCAGTATTTGTTTACAGCAATAACTGATATTGCTACAACCGACTCAAGGTCATTCTTTTTAATTCTCACCCAGCTTGGTAACCCTTATGTATGGTTATTCATTACAGCGGTCTACCTGATATTCGGCGATAAAAAGAAGATAGCAGCGATCCTGGCCATATCTTTGATATTCAGCATTGTCGTTGTCGACGATATTAAAGAGGCTATAGAACGGCCCCGGCCGGAAGGAAGCTATAATTCCCTGTTTCTGTTCTCCTCAGGCTATTCCTTCCCCAGCGGCCATTCTCAGGCATCGTTTTTAATAGCCGTCATTATAGGATCGTTCCTGGAAACAAGGTATCGGTTGATCGGTTATGGCCTGGCCTCCATTGTAGGCATTAGCAGGATACATCTCGGAGTCCATTACCCGTCAGACGTGATCGCGGGAGCGTTACTGGGTATAGTGATGGGGCTGATGGTGAATCATTTGATATATTCCCTGGGCATACACGGGAAAGAAACACGGATGCGTAAAGCGTTATTCAAGAATGGATCCAGAGATGGCGACGAGCCGATAGCCGGATCGGATGACCGGTATATATACCATAAATTCGGACTGACCTATCTTCTTTTAGGTACAGGAATAATAATGTCCATGATAATGTCCATGATAGACGAATACGGAATGATCATAACGATACTGACCATGCTTTTCATTGTGATCATTATAGCTGCCAAAGATATGATGACGGATAAAAAAACGACCATATTAGCATTTATATCATTAATATCGATGGGTTTGGTCGCATCGATATCGACACTGATACTTGAACAATATATTAGCTCATTGATGATAGTCGCCATCATATATCTGGCAGCTCTGACATTATCGAAGGATAGAAAGATCCAAATGGCCTTGGATAAAAATATTTAA
- a CDS encoding dihydromethanopterin reductase (acceptor), which yields MSPNDRYLRIAWGITGAGHYLRESYGVMKELKDRGHSITTFLSRAGEEVSKMYGLFDSLNEISDGSYLNEIYLDSNQGSSFPKIGRFNVGRYDLFILTPATSNTVAKIVFGIADTLVTNCAAQAMKSGVPTYVVPVDWDSDVTSEMPYTIDRSKCLSCEDCPPGDSCPNEAITDQIDLLRCKGCGSCVELCRNGAISGGEAVPLKIRKVDSRNTKMLSEMESVIIFRRPKEILSKIE from the coding sequence ATGAGCCCGAATGACAGATATCTTCGCATAGCATGGGGGATAACCGGAGCAGGACATTACCTCAGGGAATCATATGGCGTAATGAAAGAGCTAAAGGACAGAGGCCACTCCATTACGACGTTCCTGTCGAGAGCAGGTGAAGAAGTATCGAAGATGTACGGGCTGTTCGATTCACTGAACGAGATATCCGACGGCAGCTACCTGAACGAGATATACCTGGACTCCAACCAGGGCTCAAGCTTCCCGAAGATAGGAAGGTTCAACGTCGGACGATATGACCTTTTTATACTGACTCCGGCCACTTCTAATACTGTGGCAAAGATAGTATTCGGGATAGCAGATACGCTGGTCACGAACTGTGCCGCCCAGGCAATGAAAAGCGGCGTCCCGACATATGTCGTGCCGGTAGACTGGGACAGCGATGTCACTTCCGAGATGCCGTATACGATAGACAGGTCAAAATGCCTGTCCTGTGAGGACTGCCCGCCAGGGGATTCCTGCCCGAATGAAGCAATAACCGACCAGATAGACCTTCTGAGATGTAAGGGATGCGGATCTTGCGTCGAACTATGCAGGAACGGAGCGATATCAGGCGGGGAAGCGGTCCCCTTAAAGATAAGGAAAGTGGACTCAAGAAATACTAAGATGCTCTCTGAGATGGAATCAGTCATAATATTCAGGCGGCCAAAAGAGATATTAAGTAAAATTGAGTAA